GACGGCCAAGATGATGGGCCTGCCGTATCCGGGCGGTCCCGCGCTGGCCAAGCTGGCGGAGCAGGGTAGACCGGGCGCGTTCCGTTTCTCGCGCCCCATGACCGACCGCCCCGGCCTCGATTTCAGTTTCTCGGGCCTGAAGACCCAGGTGCTGCTGGCCTGGCAACAGTCGGACAAGAGTGAACAGACGCGTGCCGACATCGCTCGCGCCTTCGAGGAAGCCATTGTCGACACCATGATCATCAAGTGCCGTCGCGCGCTGCAGGCCACCGGGGCGAAGCGCCTGGTGATTGCCGGCGGCGTGGGCGCCAACAAGCGGTTGCGCGCCGAATTGGCCGCGGCCGGTGCGAAGGATGGCTTCAAGGCGTACTTCCCGCGCTTGGCCTTCTGCACGGACAACGGCGCGATGATCGCCCTGGCCGGCGCGATCCGCCTGGCACATGGCCAGTATCAGGACGAATCGGTGCAGGTGTTCCCACGCTGGGACCTGGAAACGCTGCCGCCGGCGGTGTGAGCTCGCTTTTCCTGCAGGCAGATCGGTAACCTATCCGGATGGATATCGTTTTCATCGAAGACCTGCGCATCGATGCCGTCATCGGCATCTACGACTGGGAGCGCCGTGTGCGCCAGACGTTGTCGTTCGACATCGAGATGGCGTTCGACAACACCCTCCCCGCCGCGAGCGACGACATCACGCTCACGCTCAATTACAAGGACGTGTCCAAGCGTCTGATCGACTACGTCAGCGACTCCAGCTTCGGGCTGGTAGAAACGCTGGCGGAGCGTTGCGCCGCGATCATCCGCGAGGAATTCGGGGTGTCGTGGGTGCGGCTGAAGCTGTCCAAGCCCGGCGCCGTGCGTGGCGCGAAATCGGTGGGTGTGCGCATCGAGCGCGGCACGCGCCCGCAGTGAAGCGTTGAAGCGATGGCACGCGTCTACCTGAGCCTGGGTTCTAACCTCGAACCCGTGCACCACCTCAATGCCGCGCTGGATGAATTGCGCGCGCATTTCGGCGCGATGTCCGTGTCGCCGGCCTATCGCAGTAAGTCGGTGGGCTTCGACGGGGCAGATTTCGTCAACCTCGCGGTCGGGTTGGATACCGACCTTTCTCCCGAAGCGCTCAACGATTGGCTGCACGCACTGGAAGATCGCCACGGCCGCCGCCGCGACGTGCCGCGTTATTCCGACCGCACGCTGGACGTGGACATCGTGCTCTATGACGACCTGGTACGGCGTGGCAAAGGGCACCTGGACATTCCGCGCAAGGAGCTCAAGCACGCCTTTGTGCTCAAGCCCATCGCGGACATCGCGCCCCAGCTTCGGCACCCGGTGAGCGGGCAGACCATGCAGGCCTTGTGGCAGGCATTTCCCGCAGAGAGCGAGCCGCTGGAGCCAGAACCGCTCTGACCGCGGCTGCACTGTCGCGGGGGCGCCGCAGCTGCTAGAAATCGCGCATCCATCACGGGACGGGGAGAAAGGGGTATGGCAGGTCGTTTCGCACGCAGTTGGAGTCTGATGAAGGCCAGCGCCGACGTATTGCGCTCGGACAAATCTCTTTTGATGTTTCCGTTGGCCTCCAGCATCTGCTGTCTGCTGGTCGCCGCGAGTTTCCTGATCCCGGTGATCGCCGCCATGGTGGCTGCCGGTGACGTGGCGGAGCAGGGGCATCGCATGACCGCGGGCGGTTATGTGTTGATGTTCCTGTTCTACCTGGCGCAGTACCTTGTAATCATCTTCTTCAATACCGCACTTGCCGCTGCTGCGCTTGCGCGCCTGCGTGGGGAAGAAACCAGCTTTGGCGAAGGTATGGCGGTTGCCCGTTCGCGCATCGTGAGCATCGTCGGCTATGCATTGATCGCCGCCACGGTGGGCCTGGTGCTGCGTGCGCTGCAGGAGCGCCTGGGCTTGATTGGGCGCCTTGTGGTCGGTTTCCTCGGCCTTGCGTGGACCGTGGCGACCTTCCTCGTCGTGCCGGTGCTGGCCAGCCAGGACGTGGGGCCGACGGAAGCGATCTCGCGCAGCGTCGAACTGCTCAAGCGCACCTGGGGCGAGAACATCATCGGCAATGCCGGCATCGGCGTGGTGTTCGGCCTGCTGATGTTCCTTGCGATCGTGGTCGCGGCCCTGCTGGTCGGCGGTGCCTTCGCTACGCAATCGATGGCCGCGATCATTGTTGCCATCGTGATCGTGGTGGTGGGACTCACCATGCTCGGCCTGATCCAGGCATCGCTGCAGGGCATCTATGCCGCTGCGTTGTATCGCTATGCCGAGGACGGCGAAGTGGGCTACGGCTTCGACCAAGCCATGTTGGAGCAGGCGTTTAAGCCGAAGAAGTAAACACGTGCGCCATCGGGAACGTCATGTGGCCGCGCATCGTCGCGGCCACATGCGTTTATACGGACAGCGTTCGGCCGCCATCCACGCGAATGATCTGCCCGGTGACGAATGGAGCATCGCGCAACAGCCACAGCACCGCACCGGCGACGTCTTCCGGCGAGCCTGCGCGACGTAACGGAGTGCGCGCGAGCATGGCCTGCTGATCGTCATAAGGTTTGCCGTCGCTGGGCCACATGACGGCGCCGGGCGCTACGCCGTTGACCCGCACGTCGGGGCCCAGGTCCAAGGCGAGCGAGCGCGTCATCGCTTCCAGTGCGGCTTTCGCCATGCAATAGACAGGATGGTTAGCGAGAGGTCGCTCCGCATAGATGTCCACCATGTTGACGATAGCGCCGCGTGCTTCGCGGAGTGCAGGCGTCGCGGCCTGCGCGATGAAGAACGGTCCCTGCGCATTCGACGCGAACAATTCGTTCCACTGCGCTGGCGTGGCTGTGCCGACCGGTGTGGGATAAAACGCCGAGGCGTTGTTGACGAGCGCATCGAGGCGGCCGAAGCGACCGACTATGCGCTGCACCATCACCGGCAACACGTCGAGATTGGCCAATTCGGCCTGCACAGTGAAGGTGCTATCCGCGCGCTGGCGCTCCAGCGAGGCGGCGAGCAGTTCGGCCTCCGCCGCGGAGTGGCGGTAATGCAAGGCAAGGTCATAGCCTGCGGCATGCAGGGTGCGCGCTATGACGGCGCCGACGCGCTTGCCTGCGCCGGTGATCAGGGCGACGGGGCGCTCGTGGCGTGGACTCATGCGGTGCTCCTGCGTAGCGCGATCAGGCGGAGAGCTTGCCGCAAAGCGTTAGTGGCGTCATCCCGCGGGCGTAGCCGTTTCTGCGTCGGGTTCGTCGGCGGGCGGTGTTTCGGTGGTGAATGGCTGGCCGAACATGGCGATGGCGGTACGTGCCACCTGCGCGGTGTCGTAGTACGCGTAGCCACCCACGCCCATGGCACCGACCAGCGGCAGCCAGCGCGAGATGCCGCTACCGATGGCACGTTGGGTGACCTTGATGCCCACGGTCTTGGCCACGCGTTCGATCACGGAGTAAGTGATGCGCCGGAACAACAGGCGATCGCCTACGCGTACCACCAGATCGCGAAACGCCTGCGCGGCGGTATGGCGAAACAGGCACCACAGCATTTGCTCGCGCCCCAGTTCCTGATGCTGGCCGTAGGCAGCGGCGATGTCGCTGACCATCTGGGCTTGGATCTTCCAGATGGCGATGACTTCGGGCAGCACCGTCAGCCACCCGAGCGGCCCCGGGGGCAGGGCCAGCGAGCCGGCAGTCAGCCCAGCCCGCTGCTGGGCCCGTGCGGCGAGGCGGCGGGCTTCCTTCTCGGGATCTTTGGCCCCGGGCACGTTGCTGCCGGGGATCTGGCTCACGAAGTCCAGGATGGCCTGGGTCACGCGGCTGTGGTCCTGGATCACGGCCGGAAGCTGGGAGGACGACTTGGGCATGGTGCAGCTCGGTGGGGCGGCACAAGCCGCATGGCGCGCCCAGTCTAGGCCGCCCGGGTGAAATCCCGCTGAGCCAGGGCCCGCCGGGGCTGAACGAGGGAACTTGTCCGGGCAGGCATGACTTCTGGGGCAGGCGCGCCCTGGGGTAGAATGGCAATGTTATAACGTATCGAAAATAACAACTTCACCGCCCCTTTCCGGAAAACCGATGAAACGTACCTTGCTTGCCTTGAGTCTTGCCGTTGCGCTGGGAGCCGCCCCGGCCGTTTTCGCCCAGACAGCCGCGACCCCGGACACCAGCACTGTCGCCCCCAGTTCCAGCGGTGGCGGCAGCGATACGGACAGCACCAGCGCCACTCGCAACAAGCCTGCCAAGGTGAAGCAGCTGAGTGCCGTGGACGTGACCGCCGCGCTCGACCAGGCCCGCAATTCGCTGTCGCCCGACACCGGCAGCAGCCAGTACGTGATCGACCAGAAGGCGATCCAGGCCATGCCGCTGGGCGATTCGACCCCGCTGAACCAGGTAGTCCTGCAGGCGCCGGGTGTGGTGCAGGACTCCTACGGTCAGCTGCACGTGCGTGGCGACCACGCCAACCTGCAGTACCGCATCAATGGCGTGATGTTGCCGGAGTCGATCTCGGGCTTTGGCCAGGCCCTGGATACCCGCATGATCCAGAGTGTGACGCTGCTCGATGGCGCACTTCCCGCTCAGTACGGCGAGCGCACCGCCGCGGTGGTGGACATCACCACCAAGTCGGGGCACGACCTGGGCAACGGTGGCAGCGTAGGTATCACCGGCGGCTCGTTCGGTACGGTGAATCCGAATGCTTCGATCTGGGGCAGTAATGATCGCTGGAGCTACTTCCTCACGGCGAACTATCTGGAGAACGACGTAGGTATTGAGAATCCGACCTCCAGCCGCAAGCCGATTCACGACCGCACCAATCAGGTGAAGGCGTTCGGCGACATCAGCTATCTGATCAACAACGATACGCGCCTGAGCTTCATCTTCGGCGCGGCGAACAACCGTTTCCAGATTCCGAATAACCCGAACCAGCAGCCGCAGTTTGGCTATCTGGACACAGTGAATTTCAACTCGGCCAACCTCAACGATCGCCAGAATGAGCAGACGCGCTTCGGCACGCTCTCGTTGCAGGGCAAGCTGGGTGATACGGCGTACCAGGTCTCGCTGGGGCAGCGTTACAGTGGCCTGCAGTACATCCCCGATGACATCGGTGACCTGATGTTCACGGGTGTGGCGGGCAACATCAACCAGAGCGATCGCGCCAGCACGCTGCAGGCAGACTTCTCTACGCCGTGGGGCGGCACGCACACGTTGCGTTACGGCATCTATGGCAACTTCGACAAGGCCACCACCAACACCAATTCGCTGGTGTTTCCGGCGAACCCGGATGGCAGCCAGGCGAGCACGGTGCCGTTCAACATCTTCACCAGCAGCAACATCACCGCCAAGACATGGGCGGCCTACGTGCAGGACGAGTGGAATATCGGCGACAACTGGACGCTGAACTACGGCCTGCGTGGCGACAGCTACGAGGCTGCCCGTACCGAAAGCCAGTTGAGCCCACGCGTGGGTGTGGTATGGCAGGCCACCGACAGCACCACCGTCCATGCCGGCTACTCGCGTTACTTCACACCGCCGGCGACGGAGCTGATCTCGTCCAAGAACATTGATGCGTTCGCCAACACCACCAACGCGGTGCAGGACTACGGCAACAACACGCCGCTCGCCGAGCGCTCCAATTATTACGATCTGGGTGTCCAGCAGACGATCGGTTCGGCGTGGACGGTGGGCCTCGACGCCTACTATCGCGACGTCAGCCGCCTGCAGGATGAAGGCCAGTTCGGTACGGCGCTGGTGTACTCCACGTTCAACTACAAGTACGGCCGTGTCCGCGGTCTTGAGTTCTCGCTCAACTACGATTCGGGCCCGATCACCGCGTACTTCAACATGGCCTACAACCGAGCCATGGGTAAGGACGTGATCACGAGCCAGTACAACTTTGCACCCGCAGAACTGGCGTACATCGCGGACAACTGGATCCATCTGGACCACGATCAGAAGCTGACTTCGTCGGGTGGCATCAGTTACGCCTTCGCTGACAACACCAAAGTGGGTGCCAACTACCTGTTCGGTAGCGGCTTGCGCGAAGAAGGCCTGGTCCCGAATGGACGGTCGCTGCCGTACTACTTCCAGCTCAACCTCAGCGTGTCGCATGACTTCAACTTCGACAGCACCGGCACGTTCCACACGCAACTCGCGCTGATCAATGCGCTGGATCGCACGTACGAGCTGCGCAGCGGCACCGGTGTTGGTGTTGGCGCGCCGCAGTACGGTCCGCGTCGTGGCGTGTACCTGTCCTTGCAGAAGGACTTCAGCTTCTAAAGTCAGCTGGGCCGGTGCCCCCGCCATAGCCTTCCTCCCCCTCACGAGGCTATGGCGGGGCATGGGTTAAACTTGTCGCGTTCTCCTGCAGGCAACGCGCATGTCTTCCCGACTTCCTGATCCTGGCGCCGACGAACGCGCCCACTCCGACCGATTGTTGACACGCCTGCGCGAGGAAATCGCAGCGCATGGTCCCATGCCGTTCTCGCAGTACATGGAGCGTTGCCTGTACGCGCCTGGCCTGGGCTACTACAGCGCGGGCAAAACCAAGTTCGGTGAAGCGGGTGATTTCATCACGGCGCCGGAGTTGGGCGATCTGTTCGCGCGCTGCGTGGTCAATGCCACGTATCCGGTCATCCAGATGCTGGGTGATGACGCTGATTTCCTCGAGCTGGGCGGTGGCAGTGGCGCCTTTGCCGAAGCCGCGCTCAAAGCGTTCGCCGCCCAGGGTACGGTGCCGCGCCGTTACTACATTCTCGAACCCAGCGCTGACCTGCGCGAACGCCAGCGTGAGCGTCTGTCCACCGCTCTGCCATCCGAACTCTTTGCGCATGTGCTGTGGCTGGATCGTCCGCCGGAACAGGACTGGCAAGGCGTGCTGTTCGCCAACGAGGTGATTGATGCCTTGCCGACCACGCGCTTCGCCATGCGCGCGGGTGAGGTTTATGAGGAATACGTCGCGCTGGATGGAGAAGGCCGCTTGATGCGCGTGGATCGCCCCGCCGACGCGCTGGTGTCGGGCGCCGTGCGTCATGTCGAGCGCGATCTCGAAACGGAGTTTCCTGACGGATATCGCTCGGAAGTCCTGCCGCAGCTGCCTTACTGGATCCAGGCCGTCGCGGGTTCCCTCACTGCCGGCATGATGGTGTTGGTGGACTACGGCTACGTGCGCAGCGAGTACTACCTGCCCGAACGCAACGATGGCACTTTGCGTGCGTTCTATCGCCATCGCTCGCACAACGATCCGCTGCACCTGCCGGGCCTCAACGACCTGACGGCATCGGTCGACTTCACTGCGCTGGCCGAAGCCGGCAACAGCGCCAGCTTTGGGGTGGCCGGCTATATGCCGCAGGCACAGTTTCTGATTGGCAGCGGGTTGCAGGACGTTTTTGCCGCTGCTTACGAAGCGGCACCCGACGAAGCGGCGCAATACAACCTTGCCCAGCAGGTGAAGAAGCTCACGCTGCCCGACCAGATGGGTGAGCGCTTTCAGGTCATGCTGTTCGCGCGTGGCATGGACGTGTTGCCGCTGCCGGCCGAGCTGCTGGAAGCGGATCAGGGTGACCGGCTCTAAGCACTACCGCCACGGGTAAGCCCATGGCGGAAGGTTATGCATGAACGTCGAGGGCCGATCCATCAGGTTTCTGCGTAGCTCGCGATGACCGGCGAACATGGGCGGGGCATGGCACCCCTATAACCTGCAGGACGACTGTGATCCTGCAGGTGCAGACAGATACGTCGCTGCCGTGATCAGGGCTGGGCCGGTGTACTGCCACTGGTGGAGGACGGCGCCGGCAACACAGGCTTATTGTCATCCGGGCGCTTGACCAGTTGGCCGTGTTTGAACAGGTACGCAGCGATCTGATAGTAGGCCGTGGCGTCGTCGACCTGACTCTGATCCACGGGCACGTTCGGCACTGCGTCGCCGTTGTCGAAGTTCGGCTTTACCTGCTCCAGCTTACGCTGCGGCTCGAGCACGGTGAGCACGTCGCCGTGCAGGTAGCCGAGTTTTTCGTAGGTGGCCGGGAAGGCGCGTTCGCGGCCGGGCTCGAGCTGGAAGAGGTCGGCGCCGAAGAAGCGGCTGCGATAGCTGAAGTTCAACAAGCCCATCAGCGTCGGGATGATGTCGACCTGCCCCATTTGCCGCGTGACGCGCTGCGGTGGGATGTTCTTGGGCGAATAGATCCACAGCGGGATGTGATAACGGTTGATCGGCACACTGGTGCGGCCCGCGCTGGAGGCGCAGTGGTCGGCGGTGATCACGAAGACCGTGTCGTCAAAGTACGGCTTGCCCTGGGCGCGCTTGAGGAAGTCGGCGATCGACCAGTCGGTGTACGCCACGGCGGCTTCGCGCGTGCCGTTCTTCTCCGGTACGCGGTTGGCTGGCACGGTGAATGGACGATGGTTTGACGTCGTCATGATGTGCAGGAAGAACGGCTTGCCCTGTGCATGGGCCTCGTCCATCTGCTTGAGCGCCAGCGTGTAGAGATCTTCGTCGGCGACGCCCCACACGTTTTCGTGGTGGATGGTTTCACCCTTGGCGATATCGTTGCGATCCACCGCGCGATAGCCGTTGTGCGCGAAGAAGTAGTTCATGTTGTCGAAGTAGCCGTAGCCACCGTAGACGAAATCGGACTGATAACCGCGGTCATTGAAGACATTCGCGGCAGAGAACAGATTCTCGTTGTTGTGCGCCTTCACGATGGAGTCGCCCGGCGTTGGCGGCACCGAGAGCGACAGTGCCTCCAGGCCGCGCACCGTGCGGGTGCCGTTGGCGTAGAGGTTGTCGAAGAACATGCTCTTGTCGATCAGTGCGTCGAGATTGGGCGTGATGTCGCGCTTGTCGCCGAACTCCTTGAGGTAGTCGGCCGACAGGCTTTCCACGCTGATCAACACCACGTTGAGGTGCTTCTCCGGGCCCGTATGGCGGATCTCGCGGGTCAGATCGTGCGGATCGTCGCTGACGTAGGTGGCTTCGGGCGTCTTCACCAGTTCGCGCACGCGCTTGAATGCCTCGTCGTCAGGCAACGTGCGGTAGAAGCGCGAGTAGTCGAGGTGGCTGCTGCGGAAGGCGGCGACGAACTCGTAGACGCCATTG
This genomic window from Dyella terrae contains:
- a CDS encoding pteridine reductase; this encodes MSPRHERPVALITGAGKRVGAVIARTLHAAGYDLALHYRHSAAEAELLAASLERQRADSTFTVQAELANLDVLPVMVQRIVGRFGRLDALVNNASAFYPTPVGTATPAQWNELFASNAQGPFFIAQAATPALREARGAIVNMVDIYAERPLANHPVYCMAKAALEAMTRSLALDLGPDVRVNGVAPGAVMWPSDGKPYDDQQAMLARTPLRRAGSPEDVAGAVLWLLRDAPFVTGQIIRVDGGRTLSV
- a CDS encoding class I SAM-dependent methyltransferase; protein product: MSSRLPDPGADERAHSDRLLTRLREEIAAHGPMPFSQYMERCLYAPGLGYYSAGKTKFGEAGDFITAPELGDLFARCVVNATYPVIQMLGDDADFLELGGGSGAFAEAALKAFAAQGTVPRRYYILEPSADLRERQRERLSTALPSELFAHVLWLDRPPEQDWQGVLFANEVIDALPTTRFAMRAGEVYEEYVALDGEGRLMRVDRPADALVSGAVRHVERDLETEFPDGYRSEVLPQLPYWIQAVAGSLTAGMMVLVDYGYVRSEYYLPERNDGTLRAFYRHRSHNDPLHLPGLNDLTASVDFTALAEAGNSASFGVAGYMPQAQFLIGSGLQDVFAAAYEAAPDEAAQYNLAQQVKKLTLPDQMGERFQVMLFARGMDVLPLPAELLEADQGDRL
- the folB gene encoding dihydroneopterin aldolase, yielding MDIVFIEDLRIDAVIGIYDWERRVRQTLSFDIEMAFDNTLPAASDDITLTLNYKDVSKRLIDYVSDSSFGLVETLAERCAAIIREEFGVSWVRLKLSKPGAVRGAKSVGVRIERGTRPQ
- the folK gene encoding 2-amino-4-hydroxy-6-hydroxymethyldihydropteridine diphosphokinase; translation: MARVYLSLGSNLEPVHHLNAALDELRAHFGAMSVSPAYRSKSVGFDGADFVNLAVGLDTDLSPEALNDWLHALEDRHGRRRDVPRYSDRTLDVDIVLYDDLVRRGKGHLDIPRKELKHAFVLKPIADIAPQLRHPVSGQTMQALWQAFPAESEPLEPEPL
- a CDS encoding DUF6159 family protein, giving the protein MAGRFARSWSLMKASADVLRSDKSLLMFPLASSICCLLVAASFLIPVIAAMVAAGDVAEQGHRMTAGGYVLMFLFYLAQYLVIIFFNTALAAAALARLRGEETSFGEGMAVARSRIVSIVGYALIAATVGLVLRALQERLGLIGRLVVGFLGLAWTVATFLVVPVLASQDVGPTEAISRSVELLKRTWGENIIGNAGIGVVFGLLMFLAIVVAALLVGGAFATQSMAAIIVAIVIVVVGLTMLGLIQASLQGIYAAALYRYAEDGEVGYGFDQAMLEQAFKPKK
- a CDS encoding LTA synthase family protein encodes the protein MPTAPQPISPLRQRFRPLWWLAISYVLIGALTRIVLLFMVGGGVPHNPLYWAYAFGVGLSYDLIAFIYLAWPLVLYLWLVPERIYVSRLGQWLLYVGAAVLLFGLLFVAASELVFWGEFGTRFNFIAVDYLVYTTEVIGNIRESYPLGTWISLLALATLVVVWLSRSGLKARNGGSTFLQRGKVVLVWLLITVVTAVGIKGTFKDHSDNAYVNELAGNGVYEFVAAFRSSHLDYSRFYRTLPDDEAFKRVRELVKTPEATYVSDDPHDLTREIRHTGPEKHLNVVLISVESLSADYLKEFGDKRDITPNLDALIDKSMFFDNLYANGTRTVRGLEALSLSVPPTPGDSIVKAHNNENLFSAANVFNDRGYQSDFVYGGYGYFDNMNYFFAHNGYRAVDRNDIAKGETIHHENVWGVADEDLYTLALKQMDEAHAQGKPFFLHIMTTSNHRPFTVPANRVPEKNGTREAAVAYTDWSIADFLKRAQGKPYFDDTVFVITADHCASSAGRTSVPINRYHIPLWIYSPKNIPPQRVTRQMGQVDIIPTLMGLLNFSYRSRFFGADLFQLEPGRERAFPATYEKLGYLHGDVLTVLEPQRKLEQVKPNFDNGDAVPNVPVDQSQVDDATAYYQIAAYLFKHGQLVKRPDDNKPVLPAPSSTSGSTPAQP
- the tsaD gene encoding tRNA (adenosine(37)-N6)-threonylcarbamoyltransferase complex transferase subunit TsaD codes for the protein MLGIETSCDETGVALLRWEPSAPGTGLLSHTLYSQIKLHAEYGGVVPELASRDHVRKLLPLVREALAQAGLTPADLGGVAYTAGPGLVGALLVGASAARAMAWALGVPAIGVHHMEGHLLAPLLEEDPPEPPFVALLVSGGHSMLVEVKGIGEYKILGDTLDDAAGEAFDKTAKMMGLPYPGGPALAKLAEQGRPGAFRFSRPMTDRPGLDFSFSGLKTQVLLAWQQSDKSEQTRADIARAFEEAIVDTMIIKCRRALQATGAKRLVIAGGVGANKRLRAELAAAGAKDGFKAYFPRLAFCTDNGAMIALAGAIRLAHGQYQDESVQVFPRWDLETLPPAV
- a CDS encoding TonB-dependent receptor — translated: MKRTLLALSLAVALGAAPAVFAQTAATPDTSTVAPSSSGGGSDTDSTSATRNKPAKVKQLSAVDVTAALDQARNSLSPDTGSSQYVIDQKAIQAMPLGDSTPLNQVVLQAPGVVQDSYGQLHVRGDHANLQYRINGVMLPESISGFGQALDTRMIQSVTLLDGALPAQYGERTAAVVDITTKSGHDLGNGGSVGITGGSFGTVNPNASIWGSNDRWSYFLTANYLENDVGIENPTSSRKPIHDRTNQVKAFGDISYLINNDTRLSFIFGAANNRFQIPNNPNQQPQFGYLDTVNFNSANLNDRQNEQTRFGTLSLQGKLGDTAYQVSLGQRYSGLQYIPDDIGDLMFTGVAGNINQSDRASTLQADFSTPWGGTHTLRYGIYGNFDKATTNTNSLVFPANPDGSQASTVPFNIFTSSNITAKTWAAYVQDEWNIGDNWTLNYGLRGDSYEAARTESQLSPRVGVVWQATDSTTVHAGYSRYFTPPATELISSKNIDAFANTTNAVQDYGNNTPLAERSNYYDLGVQQTIGSAWTVGLDAYYRDVSRLQDEGQFGTALVYSTFNYKYGRVRGLEFSLNYDSGPITAYFNMAYNRAMGKDVITSQYNFAPAELAYIADNWIHLDHDQKLTSSGGISYAFADNTKVGANYLFGSGLREEGLVPNGRSLPYYFQLNLSVSHDFNFDSTGTFHTQLALINALDRTYELRSGTGVGVGAPQYGPRRGVYLSLQKDFSF